A stretch of Caenorhabditis elegans chromosome IV DNA encodes these proteins:
- the F42A9.6 gene encoding G_PROTEIN_RECEP_F2_4 domain-containing protein (Partially confirmed by transcript evidence), translating to MLPFYLYVLFTIFYLLFLGGYFFFVNIFYKELVKQALGDHSDSVSFIWHFADIMLIMLHAWALSVTSKCRKYFRWVAEGGQKENPKGRLETSNTFEQSNCSMLMVELPTTSTAPRHESKPDIF from the exons ATGCTACCATTTTATCTTTATGTG ctCTTTACAATATTTTATCTTTTGTTTTTGGGAGGATATTTCTTCTTTGTCAATATATTTTACAAGGAATTGGTTAAAC AAGCACTTGGTGATCATTCCGATTCCGTTTCATTTATCTGGCATTTTGCTGATATAATGCTCATAATGCTTCATGCGTGGGCGCTCAGTGTTACCtcaaaatgtcgaaaataCTTTCGATGGGTGGCCGAAGGAGGTCAGAAAG AAAATCCAAAAGGTCGCCTCGAAACATCTAATACATTTGAGCAATCCAATTGCAGTATGCTTATGG tggAACTTCCAACCACAAGCACAGCTCCTCGCCACGAATCGAAACcggacattttttga
- the F42A9.6 gene encoding uncharacterized protein (Partially confirmed by transcript evidence), translated as MLPFYLYVLFTIFYLLFLGGYFFFVNIFYKELVKQALGDHSDSVSFIWHFADIMLIMLHAWALSVTSKCRKYFRWVAEGGQKVELPTTSTAPRHESKPDIF; from the exons ATGCTACCATTTTATCTTTATGTG ctCTTTACAATATTTTATCTTTTGTTTTTGGGAGGATATTTCTTCTTTGTCAATATATTTTACAAGGAATTGGTTAAAC AAGCACTTGGTGATCATTCCGATTCCGTTTCATTTATCTGGCATTTTGCTGATATAATGCTCATAATGCTTCATGCGTGGGCGCTCAGTGTTACCtcaaaatgtcgaaaataCTTTCGATGGGTGGCCGAAGGAGGTCAGAAAG tggAACTTCCAACCACAAGCACAGCTCCTCGCCACGAATCGAAACcggacattttttga
- the F42A9.17 gene encoding uncharacterized protein (Confirmed by transcript evidence), whose amino-acid sequence MTTLNELTDDYIDLFIAKLKADIDTKSSSMPARSPPPLSPASTEKTADNQSSLLQKIDIVSLPWIIETTFY is encoded by the exons atgacTACTCTCAACGAACTTACCGACGATTATATTGATCTGTTTATTGCAAAGTTGAAAGCTGATATCGAT ACTAAGTCGTCATCCATGCCAGCTAGAAGTCCACCCCCTTTGTCACCAGCTTCCACCGAAAAAACAGCTGATAATCAGTCTTCACttcttcagaaaatcgatattgtATCTCTTCCATGGATCATTGAAACAAcattttattga
- the F42A9.6 gene encoding uncharacterized protein (Partially confirmed by transcript evidence) has product MDTISDRHHRCLFGWVHVSTTIRLIIAYFILFNIGLGLLGLPWFSIYIGLTGLCICGFTCFQVFKKNDRYMLPFYLYVLFTIFYLLFLGGYFFFVNIFYKELVKQALGDHSDSVSFIWHFADIMLIMLHAWALSVTSKCRKYFRWVAEGGQKVELPTTSTAPRHESKPDIF; this is encoded by the exons ATGGACACGATAAGTGACCGACATCACCGATGTCTCTTTGGGTGGGTCCATGTTTCG ACAACAATCCGCCTAATCATTGCCTATTTTATCCTATTTAATATAGGATTGGGTCTTCTTGGTTTGCCATGGTTCAGTATTTACATTGGACTGACTGGACTGTGTATATGCGGATTTACGtgttttcaggttttcaagaaaaatgatagATACATGCTACCATTTTATCTTTATGTG ctCTTTACAATATTTTATCTTTTGTTTTTGGGAGGATATTTCTTCTTTGTCAATATATTTTACAAGGAATTGGTTAAAC AAGCACTTGGTGATCATTCCGATTCCGTTTCATTTATCTGGCATTTTGCTGATATAATGCTCATAATGCTTCATGCGTGGGCGCTCAGTGTTACCtcaaaatgtcgaaaataCTTTCGATGGGTGGCCGAAGGAGGTCAGAAAG tggAACTTCCAACCACAAGCACAGCTCCTCGCCACGAATCGAAACcggacattttttga